From the Theobroma cacao cultivar B97-61/B2 chromosome 2, Criollo_cocoa_genome_V2, whole genome shotgun sequence genome, one window contains:
- the LOC18607304 gene encoding serine--tRNA ligase: MLDINLFREEKGHNPEIIRESQRRRFAKVEDVDAIIEHDKVYRQLLYEVENLRKEFNKINKQVAQLKIAKQDASETIAKTEQVKQSIAEKDVEVKEAWAGLKSKLEKIGNLVHDSVPISDDEANNAVIRTWGEKRVEPKLKNHVELVELLGIADIKKGADVAGGRGFYLKGDGVRLNQALINFGLDFLEKRGYTALQTPFFMRKDVMAKCAQLAQFDEELYKVTGEGDDKYLIATAEQPLCAYHLDDWIHPSELPIRYAGYSSCFRKEAGSHGRDTLGIFRVHQFEKVEQFCITSPNGNDSWDMHEEMIKNSEDFYQMLKLPYHIVAIVSGALNDAAAKKYDLEAWFPASQTYRELVSCSNCTDYQSRRLEIRYGQKKNNEQAKQYVHLLNSTLTATERTICCILENYQKEDGVEVPEVLQPFMGGKSFLPFKTKPAAEAKGKKSKA; the protein is encoded by the exons ATGTTGGACATCAATTTGTTCAGAGAAGAGAAGGGTCACAACCCTGAGATCATTCGTGAATCCCAACGGCGTCGTTTCGCCAAAGTCGAAGATGTCGACGCCATCATCGAACACGATAAAGTCTATCGTCAAC TGCtatatgaagttgaaaatctGCGAAAGGAGTTCAACAAGATCAACAAGCAAGTCGCTCAACTTAAAATT GCCAAGCAAGATGCATCGGAGACGATCGCCAAGACAGAGCAGGTTAAACAGAGCATAGCTGAGAAAGATGTTGAGGTTAAGGAAGCTTGGGCTGGTTTGAAATCTAAATTGGAAAAAATTGGGAACCTTGTGCATGATTCAGTCCCTATCAGTGACGATGAA GCAAATAATGCTGTGATTAGAACATGGGGTGAGAAACGGGTGGAGCCTAAGCTAAAGAACCATGTCGAGCTCGTCGAGCTCCTTGGGATTGCAGATATAAAAAAGG GTGCTGATGTAGCTGGAGGTAGAGGTTTCTACCTTAAAGGAGATGGGGTGCGTCTCAATCAAGCTTTGATCAATTTTGGGCTCGATTTTTTGGAGAAAAGGGGCTATACAGCATTGCAAACTCCATTCTTTATGAGAAAAGATGTTATGGCCAAGTGTGCTCAATTGGCACAATTTGATGAGGAACTTTACAAG GTGACTGGCGAGGGTGATGACAAATATCTTATTGCAACAGCTGAACAGCCACTTTGTGCTTACCACCTAGATGATTGGATCCATCCCTCAGAGCTACCTATAAG atATGCTGGATATTCATCTTGCTTCCGCAAAGAAGCTGGTTCACATGGCCGTGATACTCTTGGAATTTTCCGGGTTCATCAATTTGAGAAAGTGGAGCAGTTCTGCATTACCAGCCCAAATGGCAATGATTCCTGGGACATGCACGAGGAAATGATTAAAAACTCTGAGGACTTTTACCAGATG CTAAAGCTTCCTTATCACATTGTGGCCATTGTTTCTGGTGCCCTTAATGATGCTGCTGCCAAGAAGTATGACTTGGAAGCATGGTTTCCTGCATCTCAGACTTACAGGGAGCTTGTGTCCTGCTCAAATTGTACAGATTATCAATCAAGGAGACTAGAAATTAGATATGGGCAGAAAAAG AACAATGAGCAGGCAAAACAATATGTTCACTTGTTGAACTCTACCCTCACAGCAACAGAAAGGACCATATGCTGCATCCTTGAGAACTACCAGAAGGAAGATGGTGTTGAAGTACCTGAAGTTTTACAGCCGTTCATGGGTGGGAAGTCCTTCCTGCCTTTCAAGACCAAACCAGCTGCTGAAGCTAAAGGGAAGAAATCCAAGGCATAG
- the LOC18607305 gene encoding malate dehydrogenase, glyoxysomal gives MEFSSEANQRIARISAHLHPPNHQMKESSALRRADCRAKGGAPGFKVAILGAAGGIGQPLAMLMKMNPLVSVLHLYDVVNAHGVTADLSHMDTGAVVRGFLGQPELESALTGMDLVIIPAGVPRKPGMTRDDLFNINAGIVRTLCEGVAKCCPNAIVNLISNPVNSTVPIAAEVFKKAGTYDPKRLLGVTTLDVVRANTFVAEVLGLDPREVNVPVVGGHAGVTILPLMSQVKPPCTFTPEETEYLTNRIQNGGTEVVEAKAGAGSATLSMAYAAVKFADACLRGLRGDAGIVECAFVASQVTELPFFATKVRLGRTGAEEVYQLGPLNEYERVGLAKAKKELAGSIQKGISFIKK, from the exons atggAGTTTAGTTCAGAGGCTAACCAGCGCATTGCCAGGATCTCAGCTCATCTCCACCCTCCAAATCACCAG ATGAAGGAAAGTTCTGCTTTGAGGCGAGCTGATTGCAGAGCTAAAGGAGGGGCACCGGGATTCAAAGTTGCTATCTTAGGTGCAGCTGGAGGAATTGGCCAGCCTCTTGCAATGTTAATGAAGATGAATCCACTCGTCTCGGTCCTTCATCTTTATGATGTTGTGAACGCCCATGGTGTCACAGCTGATCTCAGTCACATGGACACTGGTGCAGTG GTGCGTGGTTTCTTGGGGCAGCCGGAGCTTGAGAGTGCTTTAACTGGCATGGACCTTGTGATCATACCTGCTGGTGTTCCAAGGAAGCCTGGAATGACAAGGGATGATCTTTTCAACATCAATGCTGGAATCGTTAGGACACTTTGTGAGGGAGTTGCAAAGTGCTGCCCAAACGCAATTGTTAATCTGATCAGCAACCCGGTGAATTCTACAGTTCCAATTGCAGCAGAGGTTTTTAAGAAGGCTGGTACTTATGATCCAAAGCGACTTTTGGGAGTTACAACTCTTGACGTTGTCAGAGCAAACACTTTTGTG GCGGAAGTCCTCGGTCTTGATCCTAGAGAAGTTAATGTCCCTGTTGTTGGAGGTCATGCAGGAGTGACAATCTTGCCTCTTATGTCGCAG GTTAAACCTCCATGCACCTTCACCCCTGAAGAAACTGAGTACCTTACAAACCGCATTCAAAATGGTGGGACAGAAGTTGTTGAG GCCAAAGCTGGAGCTGGATCTGCTACACTGTCAATG GCATATGCAGCTGTCAAATTCGCAGATGCATGCCTCCGAGGCTTGAGAGGAGATGCAGGAATCGTTGAATGTGCATTTGTAGCTTCGCAG GTTACGGAGCTCCCTTTCTTTGCAACCAAGGTAAGACTCGGTCGTACTGGAGCTGAGGAAGTCTATCAGCTGGGGCCTCTAAACGAGTATGAGAG GGTTGGGCTGGCGAAAGCAAAGAAAGAGTTAGCAGGAAGCATTCAGAAGGGGATTTCCTTTatcaagaaatga
- the LOC18607306 gene encoding uncharacterized protein LOC18607306: protein MTFAKPSSYTVALIFVLFTILSSSHALVSTQYPKAISDLKEAIVKGLGFQADDFKVSEFDLRDALVGHSVAYEFDVEIDKKVMPFKLLEDVNRWEYVDLPIFRVEEPARPGDENGLVEQKRKSDNGLPVLAPFQLAGPMELWIQDAKDMRISLPHDVDAGVLKKVVLADGAVVTVKGARSVSLRHPIDLPLPLNRTHNGFASGLMALAEHLRHVSRGQDAPILSLRIVGPTSLSVPSSTPSNNKLKLKRLAPGLVELSSMSKTKAMDALSTIDPQAESPTVLTPKHFATMWPLASINGSNPNLVGFESLLSSVLGPKASKKGSFKLLKADVSAQTFVKIGFGIERKLKEGDLEGFPEWRTKPETMRMHFEVLAKVDGEKVIPERVVEVNPVVIEDTVAPNVLTGNITMSTTPVVYPPSNPFTL from the exons ATGACGTTTGCCAAGCCTTCATCCTACACCGTGgcattgatttttgttttatttacgATTCTATCCTCTTCCCACGCCTTGGTTTCGACTCAGTATCCTAAAGCCATCTCT GATTTGAAAGAAGCAATTGTGAAGGGATTGGGATTCCAAGCCGATGATTTTAAGGTTTCAGAGTTCGATCTTAGGGATGCCCTTGTTGGCCATTCGGTGGCATATGAATTCGACGTTGAAATCGATAAGAAGGTCATGCCGTTTAAGCTTTTGGAGGATGTGAATCGGTGGGAGTACGTAGATTTGCCAATTTTTAGGGTGGAGGAGCCAGCTAGACCCGGGGATGAAAATGGGTTGGTGGAGCAGAAGAGGAAATCGGACAATGGGTTACCCGTTTTGGCCCCGTTCCAGTTGGCCGGACCAATGGAGCTCTGGATTCAGGATGCCAAAGATATGCGCATCTCCTTGCCG CATGATGTGGATGCTGGTGTCTTGAAAAAGGTAGTTTTAGCAGATGGCGCCGTGGTGACTGTCAAGGGTGCGAGATCAGTTAGCCTGCGCCACCCAATCGATCTTCCTTTGCCTCTCAACCGAACTCATAATGGGTTTGCATCTGGCCTTATGGCCCTGGCTGAGCATCTTCGTCATGTTTCTCGCGGTCAAGATGCTCCAATCCTCTCCCTCCGTATTGTTGGCCCGACTTCCCTTAGTGTTCCATCATCTACACCTTCAAATAACAAGTTGAAGCTTAAGCGACTTGCCCCTGGCCTTGTGGAACTATCCTCAATGTCAAAAACCAAGGCCATGGATGCCCTTTCCACTATTGATCCACAAGCAGAATCCCCTACTGTTCTGACCCCAAAGCACTTTGCTACAATGTGGCCTCTTGCTTCCATCAATGGTTCAAATCCCAATTTGGTTGGTTTCGAGTCGCTGCTATCTTCTGTGCTGGGTCCAAAGGCAAGCAAGAAAGGTTCTTTCAAGTTATTGAAGGCTGATGTGTCAGCTCAGACATTTGTGAAGATTGGTTTTGGGATTGAAAGGAAGTTGAAAGAAGGGGATTTGGAGGGTTTTCCTGAGTGGAGGACCAAGCCTGAGACAATGAGGATGCATTTTGAGGTTCTGGCTAAGGTTGATGGTGAGAAAGTTATACCGGAGAGAGTGGTGGAGGTTAACCCTGTTGTTATAGAGGATACTGTGGCACCAAATGTGCTGACAGGGAACATCACCATGTCAACAACTCCTGTTGTTTACCCTCCTTCCAACCCCTTCACCTTGTAA
- the LOC18607307 gene encoding transcription factor bHLH18 gives MLSLFYRSKRFSFGCRISMSFHIIYPVRLVGWWTIKQARALKVGRKLVLVPALQEVFFDIRKALDYHYRDSIQQAPSVRKWDSSMEISSIRELPELGMDDPNLFSQWQMNSVDELSILPLAAAFGENLQQSFSNHNYPAFNPKTSVEPSHNGIDRPVKQHKTNSWDSCKPDTDISNLQAAFSPNTFYFASSNHMNPTGIVKPKEEAACSKSTESFPSDILISQNSFLGSQNYMLKACHGAKRVSTGNKISQSKDHIMAERKRREKLSQRFIALSAIVPGLKKMDKASVLADAIKYLKQLQEKVKTLEEQTRKKTIESVVFVKKSQLFADSDDFSSDQNFSGPFDEPLPEIEARFCDKSVLIRIHCEKRKGLPEKIMSQIEKCHLTVINSNVMTFGSSALDITIVAQMDMEFCMAVKDLVKKLRSAFKLIM, from the exons ATGTTGTCATTATTCTACAGAAGCAAGAGATTTTCTTTTGGGTGTCGAATTTCAATGTCTTTTCACATCATCTACCCCGTGAGACTGGTAGGTTGGTGGACTATAAAACAGGCAAGAGCTCTAAAAGTTGGAAGAAAATTGGTGCTGGTTCCTGCTTTACAGGAGGTTTTTTTTGACATCAGGAAAGCTTTGGACTATCATTACAGG GATTCTATTCAACAGGCCCCATCTGTCAGAAAGTGGGATTCTTCCATGGAGATTTCATCAATTAGAGAGTTACCTGAACTG GGAATGGACGATCCTAACTTATTCAGTCAATGGCAAATGAACTCTGTTGATGAGCTCAGCATCCTGCCCCTAGCAGCTGCGTTCGGAGAGAACTTGCAGCAGTCTTTCTCTAATCATAACTATCCCGCCTTTAACCCCAAAACTTCGGTTGAACCTTCTCACAACGGCATTGACAGACCTGTAAAACAGCACAAAACCAACAGCTGGGATTCATGCAAACCCGATACTGATATATCAAACCTCCAAGCTGCTTTTTCTCCGAACACTTTCTACTTTGCCAGTTCCAACCACATGAATCCAACAGGCATTGTGAAGCCTAAAGAAGAGGCAGCATGTTCCAAAAGCACGGAGTCCTTCCCTTCTGATATCTTGATTTCTCAAAATTCGTTTCTTGGAAGCCaaaattatatgcttaaggcTTGCCATGGAGCTAAGAGGGTTAGCACAGGCAACAAAATTTCTCAGTCAAAAGATCATATCATGGCAGAGAGGAAGCGGCGAGAAAAGCTCAGCCAGAGGTTCATAGCTCTGTCTGCTATAGTTCCTGGCTTAAAGAAG ATGGACAAGGCTTCTGTGCTCGCAGATGCTATCAAGTATCTGAAACAACTGCAGGAGAAAGTTAAGACACTTGAGGAGCAGACTAGGAAGAAAACAATCGAATCAGTAGTTTTTGTGAAGAAATCTCAACTCTTCGCCGACAGTGATGACTTTTCCTCCGATCAGAATTTCAGTGGCCCCTTTGATGAGCCACTACCAGAAATTGAAGCAAGATTTTGTGACAAAAGTGTTCTCATAAGAATCCActgtgagaaaagaaaaggactTCCAGAGAAAATCATGTCTCAAATAGAGAAATGTCACCTAACTGTCATCAACAGCAATGTCATGACATTTGGGAGTTCCGCTCTTGACATAACTATTGTTGCTCAG ATGGATATGGAATTCTGCATGGCAGTAAAGGATCTTGTGAAGAAGCTACGTTCAGCTTTTAAATTAATCATGTAA
- the LOC18607308 gene encoding L-galactose dehydrogenase — protein MAVPKLELRPLGNTGLKLSSVGFGASPLGSVFGPVSESDAVASVREAFRLGINFFDTSPYYGGSLSEKMLGKGLKALGVPRNEYIVSTKCGRYREGFDFSAERVTKSIDESLERLQLDYVDILQCHDIEFGSLDQVVNETIPALQKLKEAGKIRFIGITGLPLEIFTYVLDRVPPGTVDVILSYCHYSINDSTLEDLLPYLKNKGVGVISASPLAMGLLTELGPPDWHPASPELKSGCQAAAAYCKEKGKNISKLAMQYSLSNKDISSVLVGMNSVKQVEENVAAATEVALFGKDLETLSEIEAILKPVKNQTWPSGIQRS, from the exons ATGGCAGTTCCCAAACTAGAATTGAGACCCCTCGGAAACACGGGCCTTAAACTCAGCAGCGTGGGTTTTGGAGCTTCCCCTCTCGGCAGCGTGTTCGGTCCCGTCTCCGAGAGCGACGCCGTCGCTTCGGTCCGCGAAGCCTTCCGCCTCGGCATCAACTTCTTCGACACCTCCCC gtaTTATGGAGGGTCGTTGTCTGAGAAGATGCTTGGTAAGGGACTCAAAGCTCTAGGGGTCCCTAGAAATGAGTATATAGTTTCAACAAAATGTGGGAGATATCGTGAAGGTTTTGATTTCAGTGCTGAGAGAGTAACTAAAAGCATTGATGAAAGCTTGGAAAGGTTGCAACTtgattatgttgatatactcCAATGCCATGACATCGAATTCGGCTCTCTTGATCAG GTTGTGAATGAGACAATTCCAGCTCTTCAGAAACTGAAGGAAGCAGGGAAAATTCGATTCATTGGCATTACGGGATTGCCGTTGGAAATTTTTACTTATGTGCTTGATAGGGTTCCACCAGGCACAGTTGATGTGATTTTGTCATATTGTCATTACAGTATTAATGATTCAACATTGGAGGATTTACTGCCTTACTTAAAGAACAAAGGTGTTGGTGTAATCAGTGCATCTCCACTTGCCATGGGGCTTCTTACTGAGCTTGGTCCACCGGATTGGCATCCAGCTTCACCTGAACTCAAG TCTGGCTGCCAAGCTGCTGCAGCGTATTGTAAAGAGAAAGGGAAGAATATTTCAAAGTTAGCTATGCAGTACAGCTTGTCAAATAAGGATATTTCGTCGGTGCTGGTTGGCATGAACTCAGTTAAACAG GTTGAAGAGAATGTGGCTGCTGCTACAGAAGTCGCACTTTTTGGGAAAGATCTGGAAACTCTATCTGAGATTGAAGCAATCCTGAAACCCGTGAAGAATCAGACATGGCCGAGTGGAATTCAAAGGAGCTGA
- the LOC18607310 gene encoding protein S-acyltransferase 24: MGFFFRKLSPENRIGFGKPRKKVRKIEDCSRSRMIEIVLWHHLNDREQKEDGASLTTSGGNGYYVLQWAALNNVPDIAQYLIEHGGNVNAIDNNKQTALHWAAVRGSIAVADVLLRNGTRVEATDINGYRAVHVAAQYGQMAFLNHIVAKYHADYDAPDNDGRCPLQLAAYKRFADTIRLLLFRDASQGRQDKEGCTPLHWAAIRGNAEACTVLVHAGTKQELVVKDKAGFTPVQLAYDKV; encoded by the exons ATGGGCTTCTTCTTCAGAAAACTGAGCCCTGAAAACCGTATTGGGTTTGGCAAGCCAAGAAAGAAGGTTCGCAAAATTGAGGACTGTTCAAGGTCGAGAATGATTGAGATTGTGCTGTGGCACCATCTTAATGACAGGGAACAG aaagaagatggTGCCTCTCTAACTACATCTGGCGGTAATGGTTACTACGTCCTTCAATGGGCTGCTCTCAACAACGTCCCAGATATTGCTCAGTACCTTATAGAG CATGGTGGAAATGTGAATGCAATTGACAACAACAAGCAGACTGCTTTGCACTGGGCTGCAGTTAGGGGTTCGATTGCAGTGGCAGATGTGCTCTTGCGGAATGGAACACGAGTCGAAGCCACTGACATCAATGGTTATCGG GCAGTTCATGTTGCCGCTCAGTATGGGCAAATGGCTTTCTTAAATCACATtgttgccaaatatcacgCTGATTATGATGCACCTGATAATGATGGAAGGTGCCCACTTCAATT GGCTGCGTATAAGAGATTTGCAGATACAATTAGATTGCTTCTATTTAGAGATGCATCACAAGGGAGACAAGACAAAGAAG GTTGCACTCCATTGCACTGGGCTGCAATAAGAGGAAATGCAGAAGCATGCACTGTACTCGTGCATGCAGGCACAAAGCAGGAATTAGTGGTGAAAGATAAAGCTGGATTTACCCCTGTTCAGCTTGCATATGATAAAG TCTAA